A part of Hippopotamus amphibius kiboko isolate mHipAmp2 chromosome 16, mHipAmp2.hap2, whole genome shotgun sequence genomic DNA contains:
- the GPR4 gene encoding G-protein coupled receptor 4 has product MGNRTWEGCHVDSRMDHLFPPSLYIFVIGMGLPTNCLALWAAYRQVQQRNELGVYLMNLSIADLLYICTLPLWVDYFLHHDNWIHGPSSCKLFGFIFYTNIYISIAFLCCISVDRYLAVAHPLRFARLRRVKTAVAVSSVVWATELGANSAPLFHDELFHDRYNHTFCFEKFPMEGWVAWMNLYRVFVGFLFPWALMLLSYRGILRAVRSSVSTERQEKAKIKRLALSLIAIVLVCFAPYHVLLLSRSAVYLRHPRDCSFEERVFSAYHSSLAFTSLNCVADPILYCLVNEGARSDVAKALHNLLHFLASDKPQEMANASLTLETPLTSKRNSVAKAMAAGWVASPPSQGDQVQLKMLPPSQ; this is encoded by the coding sequence ATGGGCAACCGCACGTGGGAGGGCTGCCACGTGGACTCCCGTATGGACCACCTCTTCCCGCCCTCCCTCTACATCTTCGTGATCGGCATGGGGCTGCCCACCAACTGCCTGGCCCTGTGGGCTGCCTACCGCCAGGTGCAGCAACGCAACGAGTTGGGTGTGTACCTGATGAACCTCAGCATTGCCGACCTGCTGTACATCTGCACGCTGCCGCTGTGGGTGGACTACTTCCTGCACCACGACAACTGGATCCACGGCCCCAGCTCCTGCAAGCTCTTCGGGTTCATCTTTTATACCAACATCTACATCAGCATCGCCTTCCTGTGCTGCATCTCGGTGGACCGCTACCTGGCCGTGGCCCACCCGCTGCGCTTCGCACGCCTGCGCCGCGTCAAGACGGCCGTGGCCGTGAGCTCCGTGGTCTGGGCCACGGAGCTGGGCGCCAACTCGGCGCCCCTGTTTCATGATGAGCTCTTTCACGACCGTTACAACCACACCTTCTGCTTCGAGAAGTTCCCCATGGAGGGCTGGGTGGCCTGGATGAACCTCTACCGGGTCTTCGTGGGTTTCCTCTTCCCATGGGCCCTCATGCTGCTGTCCTACCGTGGCATCCTGCGGGCCGTGCGGAGCAGTGTGTCCACCGAGCGCCAGGAGAAGGCCAAGATCAAGAGGCTGGCCCTCAGCCTCATCGCCATTGTGCTGGTCTGCTTTGCACCCTACCACGTGCTCCTGCTCTCCCGGAGCGCTGTCTACCTGCGCCACCCTCGGGACTGTAGCTTCGAGGAACGTGTCTTCTCAGCATACCACAGCTCACTGGCCTTCACCAGCCTCAACTGTGTGGCTGACCCCATCCTTTACTGCCTTGTCAACGAGGGTGCCCGCAGTGACGTGGCCAAGGCCCTGCACAATCTGCTCCACTTTCTGGCCAGTGACAAGCCCCAGGAGATGGCCAACGCCTCACTCACCCTGGAGACTCCACTCACTTCCAAGAGGAACAGTGTGGCCAAGGCCATGGCAGCTGGCTGGGTGGCATCTCCACCCTCCCAGGGGGACCAGGTGCAGCTGAAGATGCTGCCCCCGTCACAGTGA